In Limnobaculum parvum, one DNA window encodes the following:
- a CDS encoding type I secretion system permease/ATPase, with protein MANLPNSDNWIIAMSRAAGRFGISTDIHALRQQMRWYESLPLPRRLERLSNLMNMQVKIQPAANVRWRNEILPVMAQLQDGSLIVLESLDEEQRAVYWLGEGGDLLREEPLPELLARIQPDVVLLGIAARGQDSRIDEFVQPYREHWFWRHFRHTGRQLAEISLASIISNVLALAGILFSMQVYDRVIPSQSYPTLWVLFFGVLLAALMEFFIRLSRTHISDLMGKHIDLKVSSMFFTRALAIKNDARPKSTGSFISQLREIDQVRELLTSTTVGAALDMPFVLLFLAIMAAVGGELVLIPLLAIPLIVIPGLLVQWPMAKLAKEGMRESALRNAVLVESIEGVEDIKALQAEPYFQRQWEQTHKVSAAIGMKQRVWGARLSGWASSVQQITYAGMLVFGAYLVLEGTITTGTMVACSLLSSRTIAPLMQLTMVFSRWQHAKSAMTGLNDLLKKPLDRNTEKPMARCPVLAGHYQLKDVQYSYDEEKSDLALQISSLDIKPGERIAILGKVGMGKSTLLRLLSGQALATKGKVIIDGVDMAQIDPADIRRQVGYLSQDSRLFFGTLRQNLMLGHPHATDQELIQALRISGALTLVQQDASSLDRLINEGGRGLSGGQRQMVMLSRLIVRNPQVVLLDEPTASMDEQLESYVIRQLQCWLVGRSLILVTHRPALLALVDRIVVVDGGKIVADGPRDEILNQARHNTHVASIVA; from the coding sequence CGGCGGCCAATGTTCGCTGGCGCAATGAGATCCTGCCGGTGATGGCACAGTTGCAGGATGGCTCACTGATTGTTCTGGAGTCATTGGATGAAGAGCAGCGCGCTGTTTATTGGCTGGGAGAGGGGGGCGACTTGCTTCGGGAAGAGCCGTTGCCTGAACTGCTTGCCCGTATTCAGCCCGATGTGGTGTTGCTGGGCATTGCCGCCCGCGGGCAGGACTCACGTATTGATGAGTTTGTACAGCCTTACCGTGAGCACTGGTTTTGGCGTCATTTTCGCCATACCGGTCGACAGTTAGCGGAAATTTCACTGGCTTCGATTATCAGTAATGTCTTGGCGCTAGCGGGAATATTGTTCTCCATGCAAGTGTATGACCGAGTTATTCCATCACAGTCTTATCCCACATTATGGGTGCTGTTTTTTGGGGTGTTGCTGGCAGCGTTAATGGAGTTTTTTATTCGCCTGTCGCGTACCCATATTTCGGATTTGATGGGTAAGCATATCGATTTAAAAGTGTCTTCGATGTTTTTTACGCGTGCGCTGGCGATTAAAAATGATGCGCGTCCCAAATCGACAGGCTCCTTTATTTCTCAACTGAGAGAAATCGATCAGGTACGTGAATTGCTCACTTCAACCACCGTTGGCGCCGCGTTGGATATGCCGTTTGTACTGCTGTTCTTGGCTATTATGGCTGCGGTGGGCGGTGAACTGGTGTTGATTCCACTGTTGGCCATTCCGCTGATTGTCATTCCCGGTTTGCTGGTACAGTGGCCGATGGCCAAATTAGCCAAAGAAGGAATGCGTGAAAGTGCGCTGCGTAATGCGGTATTGGTGGAATCAATCGAGGGTGTTGAAGACATTAAAGCGTTACAGGCCGAGCCTTACTTCCAGCGCCAGTGGGAACAAACGCACAAAGTGAGTGCTGCGATTGGCATGAAACAGCGGGTATGGGGCGCGAGATTAAGCGGTTGGGCATCGTCGGTTCAGCAAATAACTTACGCGGGAATGCTGGTATTTGGTGCCTATCTGGTACTGGAGGGCACGATTACCACCGGTACGATGGTGGCCTGTAGTTTATTGTCCTCCCGCACCATTGCTCCCCTGATGCAGCTCACTATGGTGTTTTCGCGCTGGCAGCATGCCAAAAGCGCCATGACCGGGCTTAACGATCTGCTTAAAAAACCGTTGGATCGCAATACGGAAAAACCGATGGCGCGCTGCCCGGTTTTGGCCGGTCATTACCAGCTAAAAGATGTGCAATATAGCTATGACGAAGAAAAAAGTGATTTAGCGCTACAGATATCCAGTCTGGATATTAAGCCGGGCGAGCGGATAGCGATTCTTGGCAAGGTAGGGATGGGGAAATCAACTCTGCTGCGTCTGCTGTCCGGGCAGGCATTAGCCACCAAGGGAAAAGTTATTATCGACGGTGTCGACATGGCGCAAATCGATCCGGCGGATATCCGGCGTCAGGTGGGCTACCTGTCACAAGACTCGCGGCTATTTTTTGGCACTCTGCGTCAGAATTTGATGCTGGGTCACCCTCATGCTACCGACCAGGAACTGATTCAGGCCTTACGCATCAGCGGGGCATTAACGCTGGTGCAGCAGGATGCTTCCAGTCTTGACCGGTTAATAAACGAAGGTGGGCGAGGGTTATCCGGAGGCCAGCGCCAGATGGTGATGTTGAGTCGACTCATTGTGCGAAATCCACAGGTGGTATTACTGGATGAACCTACCGCATCCATGGATGAACAGCTGGAAAGCTATGTTATCCGCCAGCTCCAGTGTTGGCTGGTTGGTCGTTCACTGATTTTAGTGACGCATCGTCCGGCGTTACTGGCTTTGGTGGATCGTATTGTGGTGGTTGATGGGGGAAAAATTGTCGCAGATGGCCCACGCGATGAGATCCTGAATCAGGCTCGCCATAACACCCATGTCGCATCTATCGTCGCTTGA
- a CDS encoding HlyD family efflux transporter periplasmic adaptor subunit: MTELSMQEDMAQQGRRHSSVVWLTLLGGILLFIWASFASLDEVTVGTGKVTPSTRAQVIESLDGGIVSAMPVHEGDIVNKGQVLAQLDPKRFQSNYGEAASRVRTLRASAERLRSELTGAPLEFSPDTLQEPELVARERQLYESRRRNRDETVSNLQRSYDLVNAELKMTQPLIEKGAASRVEVIRLQRQASELQGKIDEARNQYAVRAREEQVKNNAELDAQMEGMTGKADQLDRATLYSPVHGVVKDIQVTTVGGVLPPGGKLMEIVPLEDHLLIETRINPRDIAYIRPDLPATVKLTAYDSSIYGNLDGTVVVVSPDTIQDEVRRDQYYYRVYVRTKNADLHNKNGKRFPIMPGMVANVEIKTGQKTVLDYLIKPLNKVQEALRER, encoded by the coding sequence ATGACTGAACTATCAATGCAGGAAGATATGGCCCAGCAAGGACGCCGTCATTCATCAGTGGTTTGGCTGACGTTATTGGGTGGAATACTGCTGTTTATCTGGGCGAGTTTTGCTTCATTAGATGAAGTGACCGTGGGAACGGGGAAAGTGACGCCTTCAACTCGCGCTCAGGTCATAGAGAGTCTGGATGGCGGCATTGTTTCTGCCATGCCGGTACATGAAGGCGACATTGTTAACAAGGGACAGGTGCTGGCCCAGCTCGATCCTAAACGTTTCCAGTCTAACTATGGTGAGGCGGCATCACGGGTTAGAACTCTGCGAGCCTCTGCAGAGCGTTTGCGTTCTGAATTGACTGGGGCACCGCTGGAATTCAGTCCCGATACATTACAGGAACCAGAACTGGTGGCGCGGGAACGTCAACTGTATGAATCAAGGCGGCGTAATCGGGACGAAACGGTTTCCAACTTGCAGCGTTCGTACGATCTGGTTAACGCCGAACTGAAAATGACCCAGCCACTGATTGAAAAAGGGGCCGCCAGCCGGGTTGAAGTGATTCGCTTGCAGCGTCAGGCCTCTGAGTTACAGGGAAAAATTGATGAAGCACGTAATCAGTATGCGGTGCGGGCGCGTGAGGAACAGGTAAAAAATAACGCCGAGCTGGATGCCCAAATGGAGGGGATGACGGGCAAAGCCGATCAACTGGATCGCGCCACGCTCTATTCTCCGGTGCATGGTGTGGTAAAAGATATTCAGGTCACCACCGTGGGCGGCGTTTTGCCTCCGGGCGGTAAGTTAATGGAGATTGTGCCGCTGGAAGACCATCTGCTGATTGAAACCCGAATCAACCCGCGTGATATCGCGTATATTCGGCCAGATCTTCCGGCAACGGTCAAACTTACCGCTTACGACTCCTCTATTTATGGCAATCTGGATGGAACCGTGGTGGTGGTTTCACCGGATACCATACAGGATGAGGTGCGGCGAGATCAGTACTATTATCGGGTTTATGTACGCACCAAAAATGCCGATCTGCATAATAAAAACGGTAAGCGTTTTCCGATTATGCCCGGCATGGTTGCCAACGTAGAGATTAAAACCGGACAGAAGACGGTGCTGGATTATTTGATTAAACCGCTGAATAAGGTGCAGGAGGCATTGCGGGAACGTTAA
- the thiM gene encoding hydroxyethylthiazole kinase, whose protein sequence is MNLSHNLQPFPASAAAHWLTQLRTASPLVHCLTNQVVQNFTANVLLALGASPAMVVARQEVGDFSAIANGLLVNVGTLNETQAEAMLLAVASANGAGVPWVLDPVAVGGLGYRTDFARQLLTMKPTAIRGNASEVMALAGFNSAGRGVDSTDDSLAALPAAIELANHSGAVVAVTGAIDYVTDGQTCYALPFGDPLMTRVVGTGCALSAVVAAFLSLDKEKALELVASACMMMAFCGGMAAGAATGPGSFVPRFLDLLYQLQPEHLMGKTL, encoded by the coding sequence ATGAATTTATCTCACAACCTTCAACCTTTTCCCGCTTCTGCTGCGGCCCATTGGCTGACGCAACTACGAACCGCTTCCCCCTTAGTTCACTGCCTGACGAATCAGGTGGTGCAAAATTTTACCGCCAATGTTCTGCTGGCTTTAGGTGCTTCACCGGCAATGGTGGTGGCTCGACAAGAAGTCGGTGATTTTAGCGCGATTGCCAACGGGCTTCTGGTCAATGTGGGAACCCTGAATGAAACTCAGGCAGAAGCTATGTTGCTGGCCGTTGCGTCGGCAAATGGTGCGGGTGTTCCTTGGGTTTTGGATCCGGTAGCGGTCGGCGGACTGGGCTACCGTACCGACTTCGCCCGCCAATTACTGACCATGAAACCCACAGCCATTCGCGGTAATGCTTCCGAAGTTATGGCGCTGGCCGGTTTTAACTCAGCAGGACGCGGCGTTGACAGCACCGATGACTCTTTAGCTGCGCTACCCGCCGCCATCGAGTTAGCCAACCACAGTGGTGCCGTCGTGGCGGTGACCGGCGCTATTGATTATGTGACCGACGGTCAAACCTGCTATGCCTTACCTTTTGGCGATCCGTTAATGACCCGAGTGGTGGGAACGGGCTGCGCGTTATCGGCGGTAGTGGCCGCATTTTTATCACTGGATAAAGAGAAGGCTCTCGAGCTGGTTGCCAGTGCCTGCATGATGATGGCCTTTTGCGGTGGTATGGCTGCCGGAGCAGCGACCGGGCCGGGGAGTTTTGTTCCTCGTTTTCTTGATTTACTTTATCAACTGCAACCAGAACACCTGATGGGTAAAACATTATGA
- the thiD gene encoding bifunctional hydroxymethylpyrimidine kinase/phosphomethylpyrimidine kinase has translation MMRINALTIAGTDPSGGAGIQADLKTFSALSAYGTSVITALVAQNTLGVQSVYRIEPDFVAAQLSSVLDDVRIDSAKIGMLAESDIVQVVAESLKRYPIPYVVLDTVMVAKSGDPLLALDAVEAIRRQLLPIVSLITPNLPEAAALLDCPVATSESEMLEQGKALLGMGCSAVLMKGGHLSEAESPDWLITPQQTLRFSAKRIATKHTHGTGCTLSAALAALRPRCDSWAQTVQMAKDYLQQALIMADSLEVGHGIGPVHHFHRWW, from the coding sequence ATTATGAGAATTAATGCATTAACTATTGCCGGTACCGACCCCAGCGGCGGTGCTGGCATACAGGCTGACTTAAAAACCTTCTCTGCCTTGAGTGCTTATGGTACCAGCGTGATAACCGCGTTGGTTGCACAAAACACCCTCGGTGTGCAGTCAGTTTATCGCATTGAGCCTGATTTTGTGGCAGCCCAGCTTAGTTCGGTGCTGGACGATGTGCGTATCGACAGTGCCAAAATTGGCATGTTGGCCGAATCAGATATTGTACAGGTCGTGGCTGAGTCATTAAAACGCTACCCCATTCCTTATGTGGTGCTGGATACCGTGATGGTAGCGAAAAGTGGCGATCCGTTACTGGCTTTGGATGCAGTAGAGGCCATTCGCCGTCAGTTGTTGCCGATAGTTTCTCTGATTACGCCTAACCTACCGGAAGCTGCCGCTCTGCTTGATTGTCCTGTTGCCACCAGTGAGTCAGAAATGTTGGAGCAAGGGAAAGCGCTGTTAGGGATGGGCTGTTCGGCGGTGTTAATGAAAGGCGGTCATTTAAGTGAGGCGGAAAGCCCGGACTGGTTGATTACCCCACAGCAAACGCTGCGCTTTAGTGCCAAAAGAATCGCTACGAAACATACCCACGGAACCGGGTGTACGCTTTCCGCCGCGCTGGCAGCGTTACGCCCTCGCTGTGATAGCTGGGCGCAGACGGTACAAATGGCTAAAGATTATTTGCAGCAGGCATTGATCATGGCGGACAGTCTGGAAGTGGGGCACGGCATCGGCCCGGTACACCATTTTCATCGCTGGTGGTGA